A portion of the Streptomyces sp. NBC_01335 genome contains these proteins:
- a CDS encoding phosphatase PAP2 family protein: MRETPRPRETADSIGPELPRHLSGGAFARTTGASGSGTPHRSDGRPPHTPRGARRTDPAGRPGTTPPVPRRPALLFSWVGLMAALFALTTWQVVAAGPLLRLDERVGKDLIGHGPTGVAQVFSDLGGMPVALPVLALTLLYALWRGARGTVLIAALTMVAVPLVVVPMKVWVDRQGPLVPYTGYYPSGHTATAAVAYGASALLLMAYTPRRWMAPVAAALLTAATGAGLMLRGYHWPLDVLGSLWLSGLLLVPLWCARRWPGRARTGEVPVSGGTPAGDGSAAGDSHA, translated from the coding sequence ATGAGAGAAACACCCCGTCCGCGGGAAACCGCGGACAGCATCGGGCCGGAGCTTCCCCGGCACCTGTCCGGTGGCGCCTTCGCGCGCACCACTGGAGCCTCCGGCTCCGGAACTCCTCACCGATCGGACGGCCGCCCGCCCCACACCCCCCGGGGCGCGCGGCGTACCGATCCGGCCGGCCGTCCCGGAACAACCCCCCCTGTTCCCCGGCGGCCGGCCCTCCTCTTCTCCTGGGTCGGCCTGATGGCGGCCCTCTTCGCGCTGACCACCTGGCAGGTGGTGGCCGCCGGCCCGTTGCTGCGGCTCGACGAGCGCGTCGGCAAGGACCTCATCGGCCACGGCCCCACCGGAGTCGCCCAGGTCTTCTCCGATCTCGGCGGGATGCCGGTCGCCCTGCCGGTCCTCGCACTCACACTGCTGTACGCGCTGTGGCGCGGCGCGCGGGGCACCGTGCTGATCGCGGCGCTCACCATGGTGGCGGTGCCGCTCGTGGTCGTGCCGATGAAGGTGTGGGTCGACCGGCAGGGGCCGCTGGTCCCCTACACCGGCTACTACCCGTCCGGCCATACGGCGACCGCGGCGGTGGCGTACGGGGCGTCGGCCCTGCTTCTGATGGCGTACACGCCTCGGCGCTGGATGGCGCCCGTCGCCGCCGCCCTGCTGACGGCGGCGACGGGCGCCGGTCTGATGCTGCGGGGCTACCACTGGCCGCTCGACGTGCTCGGCAGCCTGTGGCTGAGCGGTCTGCTGCTCGTCCCGCTGTGGTGCGCCCGGCGGTGGCCGGGCAGGGCGCGTACGGGTGAAGTCCCGGTTTCCGGTGGAACCCCGGCCGGGGACGGATCCGCGGCCGGGGATTCGCATGCGTGA
- the gabT gene encoding 4-aminobutyrate--2-oxoglutarate transaminase yields MSAIPQERRVVTAIPGPKSVELQARRLAAVAAGVGSTLPVFTARAGGGIIEDVDGNRLIDFGSGIAVTSVGASAEAVVRRASAQLADFTHTCFMVTPYEGYVEVCEQLAELTPGNHAKKSALFNSGAEAVENAVKIARAYTKRTAVVVFDHGYHGRTNLTMALTAKNMPYKQGFGPFAPEVYRVPVAYGYRWPTGAENAGAEASAQAIDEITKQIGAENVAAIIIEPVLGEGGFIEPAKGFLPAIAQFAEDNGIVFVADEIQSGFCRTGQWFACEDEGIVPDLITTAKGIAGGLPLSAVTGRAEIMDAAHAGGLGGTYGGNPVACAGALGAIETMRELDLNGKAKRIEEVMKDRLSAMRDKLPNGDIIGDIRGRGAMIAIELVKSGSKEPDAAAAGKLAKACHAEGLLVLTCGTYGNVLRFLPPLVIGEDLLNEGLDIIEQSFATV; encoded by the coding sequence ATGTCCGCAATCCCGCAGGAGCGCCGCGTCGTCACCGCGATCCCCGGCCCGAAGTCGGTGGAGCTGCAGGCCCGCCGGCTCGCCGCGGTCGCCGCAGGCGTCGGCTCCACACTGCCCGTCTTCACCGCGCGCGCCGGTGGCGGGATCATCGAGGACGTGGACGGCAACCGTCTGATCGACTTCGGCTCCGGCATCGCCGTGACGTCCGTGGGCGCCTCCGCCGAGGCCGTCGTGCGCCGCGCCTCCGCGCAGCTCGCCGACTTCACCCACACCTGCTTCATGGTGACGCCGTACGAGGGGTACGTGGAGGTCTGCGAGCAGCTCGCCGAGCTCACCCCGGGCAATCACGCCAAGAAGTCCGCGCTCTTCAACTCGGGCGCCGAGGCCGTCGAGAACGCGGTGAAGATCGCCCGCGCCTACACCAAGCGCACCGCGGTCGTCGTCTTCGACCACGGCTACCACGGCCGGACCAACCTCACGATGGCGCTGACGGCGAAGAACATGCCGTACAAGCAGGGCTTCGGCCCGTTCGCCCCCGAGGTCTACCGCGTCCCGGTCGCGTACGGCTACCGCTGGCCGACCGGCGCGGAGAACGCCGGCGCCGAGGCGTCCGCGCAGGCCATCGACGAGATCACCAAGCAGATCGGCGCGGAGAACGTCGCGGCGATCATCATCGAGCCGGTGCTCGGCGAGGGCGGCTTCATCGAGCCGGCCAAGGGCTTCCTGCCGGCCATCGCGCAGTTCGCCGAGGACAACGGGATCGTCTTCGTCGCCGACGAGATCCAGTCCGGTTTCTGCCGCACCGGCCAGTGGTTCGCCTGTGAGGACGAGGGCATCGTCCCCGACCTGATCACCACCGCCAAGGGCATCGCGGGCGGTCTGCCGCTCTCCGCCGTGACGGGCCGCGCCGAGATCATGGACGCCGCGCACGCGGGCGGCCTCGGCGGTACGTACGGTGGCAACCCGGTCGCGTGTGCCGGTGCGCTCGGCGCGATCGAGACGATGCGCGAGCTGGACCTGAACGGGAAGGCCAAGCGCATCGAGGAGGTCATGAAGGACCGTCTCTCCGCGATGCGGGACAAGCTGCCGAACGGCGACATCATCGGGGACATCCGCGGTCGCGGCGCCATGATCGCGATCGAGCTGGTGAAGTCCGGTTCCAAGGAGCCGGACGCGGCGGCCGCGGGCAAGCTGGCGAAGGCCTGTCACGCCGAGGGCCTGCTGGTGCTGACCTGCGGCACCTACGGCAACGTGCTGCGCTTCCTGCCGCCGCTGGTCATCGGCGAGGACCTGCTGAACGAGGGCCTCGACATCATCGAACAGTCCTTCGCGACTGTCTGA
- a CDS encoding ATP/GTP-binding protein — MENDGTYGARDTWSGRVPHPVGPPPAAPPPAAPPRPRTAPSAVPSLDAWLSAPRPAEEPGVWRYGHRPPPPEKSEEAEGRQLLTGALISVLAGILIWSLWRNGYLPYRLVPLRVFTPSDWWYAGTNSPATLQGRDAISVYEGILFGVLLYGCGRLGNWSEVFRRYVTERGHLFRAVTALGLAGFAELLVWKETIPVADPVFALVVSIAGGQFLQSQAASNWMYAAITLAVLAPFAVLGGWRSLLTGRGKSASPADGEAAGTGAVDPERSPARWPELRAAGQTEAAETLTAEVRAGRMNDVDCARLRQAWTVARQRPEALPSFTESVLRRGGAAFLHPSGRRDLPARTVAHDLLTGQVRIGRCSADPHNPYVRRGSGVALEPALLGTSLLAVGPPGSGKSARLVRPVVECLALQALAGRAAVLAVGGGGTDLGPDDLYDVVVRIGGQGATHGLDLYGGTTDPDEAAAVLAEGLAGDVETVDVRRAVTVLAQLLGPYREVHGSFPSVPELRELLDGHPAALAGLREAAEAGGHHAMLRELDARTRQSGGPGDPGPVLADRLALLDRPALAASFATGADAAPFSLRSMEQLPLRVRIDLPERAHAEASRLLARLVLAQFTAVAAARPDRTLFLGLVLDDATRAVTDETVRGIRRLRSVNAGVLLTLRTVDDVPERLHTALLGAVGCSMAFAGVTTWDGKRFSEAWGKEWMETREVAQHAVFADQSFTRALHALRKLVTGKAVTRDAVTVRRVERERWSASELAYAVPAGHAVVSLTNVAGEHTPPLLVEFGG, encoded by the coding sequence ATGGAGAACGACGGCACGTACGGTGCTCGGGACACGTGGTCGGGGCGGGTACCGCACCCCGTGGGGCCGCCCCCTGCCGCGCCGCCGCCCGCCGCCCCGCCCCGCCCCCGCACCGCCCCCTCGGCGGTGCCCTCGCTCGACGCCTGGCTGAGCGCCCCGCGCCCGGCCGAGGAACCGGGCGTCTGGCGGTACGGCCACCGGCCCCCGCCGCCCGAGAAGTCCGAGGAGGCCGAGGGCCGCCAGCTGCTGACCGGCGCCCTGATCTCCGTACTCGCCGGCATCCTGATCTGGTCGCTCTGGCGCAACGGCTACCTCCCGTACCGCCTGGTGCCCCTGCGGGTCTTCACCCCGAGCGACTGGTGGTACGCGGGCACCAACAGCCCGGCCACCCTCCAGGGCCGCGACGCCATCAGCGTGTACGAGGGCATCCTCTTCGGCGTCCTCCTCTACGGCTGCGGCCGGCTGGGCAACTGGTCCGAGGTCTTCCGCCGGTACGTCACCGAGCGCGGGCACCTGTTCCGGGCGGTGACCGCGCTGGGACTCGCCGGCTTCGCGGAGCTCCTGGTGTGGAAGGAGACGATCCCGGTCGCGGACCCGGTGTTCGCCCTCGTGGTGTCCATCGCGGGCGGCCAGTTCCTCCAGAGCCAGGCCGCCTCCAACTGGATGTACGCGGCGATCACCCTCGCCGTGCTCGCCCCCTTCGCCGTCCTCGGCGGGTGGCGCTCCCTGCTGACCGGCCGCGGGAAGTCCGCCTCCCCGGCGGACGGCGAAGCGGCCGGGACCGGCGCGGTCGACCCCGAGCGCTCGCCGGCCCGCTGGCCCGAGCTCCGGGCGGCCGGGCAGACCGAGGCCGCCGAGACGCTCACCGCGGAGGTCCGGGCCGGGCGGATGAACGACGTGGACTGCGCCCGGCTCCGCCAGGCCTGGACCGTGGCACGGCAACGGCCCGAGGCGCTCCCCTCGTTCACCGAGTCCGTGCTGCGCCGGGGCGGCGCCGCCTTCCTGCACCCCTCCGGCCGCCGCGACCTCCCCGCGCGGACCGTCGCCCACGACCTGCTCACCGGCCAGGTGCGCATCGGCCGCTGCTCAGCCGACCCGCACAACCCGTACGTCCGGCGCGGCTCCGGCGTCGCGCTGGAACCCGCCCTGCTCGGCACCTCGCTGCTGGCGGTCGGGCCGCCCGGCAGCGGCAAGTCGGCCCGGCTGGTGCGGCCGGTGGTCGAATGCCTCGCCCTCCAGGCGCTCGCCGGGCGGGCCGCCGTGCTCGCCGTGGGCGGAGGCGGCACCGACCTCGGGCCCGACGACCTCTACGACGTCGTCGTGCGGATCGGCGGCCAGGGGGCCACCCACGGCCTCGACCTGTACGGCGGCACCACCGACCCCGACGAGGCGGCGGCGGTGCTCGCCGAGGGGCTCGCCGGAGACGTGGAGACGGTCGACGTACGCCGGGCCGTCACCGTGCTGGCCCAGCTGCTCGGCCCGTACCGCGAGGTGCACGGGTCCTTCCCGTCCGTGCCGGAGCTGCGGGAACTCCTCGACGGCCACCCGGCCGCGCTCGCCGGCCTGCGGGAGGCCGCGGAGGCCGGCGGCCACCACGCGATGCTCCGGGAGCTCGACGCCCGCACCCGGCAGTCCGGCGGCCCCGGCGACCCCGGCCCGGTCCTGGCCGACCGGCTCGCCCTGCTCGACCGGCCCGCGCTCGCCGCCTCCTTCGCCACCGGCGCCGACGCCGCGCCGTTCTCCCTGCGGTCGATGGAGCAGCTGCCGCTGCGGGTCCGGATCGACCTGCCCGAGCGTGCGCACGCCGAGGCGTCCCGGCTTCTCGCCCGGCTGGTGCTCGCCCAGTTCACCGCCGTCGCCGCCGCCCGCCCGGACCGCACGCTCTTCCTCGGGCTGGTCCTGGACGACGCGACCCGGGCCGTCACCGACGAGACGGTGCGTGGCATCCGCCGGCTCCGCTCGGTTAACGCGGGCGTGCTGCTCACCCTGCGGACCGTCGACGACGTCCCCGAGCGGCTGCACACCGCGCTGCTGGGCGCGGTCGGGTGCAGCATGGCGTTCGCCGGGGTCACCACCTGGGACGGGAAGCGCTTCTCGGAGGCGTGGGGCAAGGAGTGGATGGAGACCCGAGAGGTGGCCCAGCACGCCGTCTTCGCCGACCAGAGCTTCACCCGCGCCCTGCACGCGCTGCGCAAGCTGGTGACCGGGAAGGCGGTGACCCGCGACGCGGTGACCGTGCGCCGGGTCGAGCGGGAGCGGTGGTCGGCCTCCGAGCTGGCGTACGCGGTGCCGGCCGGCCACGCGGTGGTCTCGCTGACGAATGTCGCCGGCGAGCACACCCCGCCGCTCCTGGTGGAGTTCGGCGGGTGA
- a CDS encoding PucR family transcriptional regulator → MPPTLASLVQHSALKLRVRAAADRLDTPVRWAHASELADPVPYMDGGELLLVTAANLDAGNQEEMRRYVRRLAAAGVAGLGFAVGVVHEAVPAALVEAAEEAGMPLLEVPRPTPFIAISKAVSAAIAADQYRAVTAGFDAQRELTRAALASEGPAPLLTRLAAHVDGWAALYDTTGAVVAVAPEWAARRAARLTPDAARLRERPAPSSAVVGSAEDRVELQTLGTGRRARGVLAVGTGAALGTAERYAVNSAVALLTLTTARSRALHGAEQRLGAAVLRMLLSGESDHARAVAGDLWGGLFDAPFRLLIAEPAAPSGTTGTAVAEALAEALDTAATRSGEPLLAVPEGERLVVLAVDGGAAVAACTAYAEAQDARSARDTGAEGAQIVVGLSAPAGPITVSTAYKQAGQALSVARRRGKALVEHEELAAGSVLPLLADDAVRAFADGMLRALREHDAKGRGDLVASLRAWLSRHGQWDAAAADLGVHRHTLRYRMRRVEEILGRSLDDPDARMELWLALKATSSPTAED, encoded by the coding sequence ATGCCCCCCACGCTCGCTTCCCTCGTCCAGCACTCGGCCCTCAAGCTCCGCGTCCGCGCGGCGGCGGACCGGCTCGACACCCCGGTGCGCTGGGCCCACGCCAGTGAGCTCGCCGACCCCGTGCCGTACATGGACGGCGGTGAGCTGCTGCTCGTGACCGCCGCCAACCTCGACGCCGGGAACCAGGAGGAGATGCGCCGCTACGTGCGGCGGCTGGCCGCCGCCGGGGTCGCCGGACTCGGCTTCGCCGTGGGCGTCGTGCACGAGGCGGTCCCCGCGGCCCTCGTGGAAGCGGCCGAGGAGGCGGGGATGCCGCTCCTGGAAGTGCCCCGGCCGACCCCGTTCATCGCCATCAGCAAGGCGGTCTCCGCCGCCATCGCGGCCGACCAGTACCGCGCGGTCACCGCTGGGTTCGACGCCCAGCGGGAACTGACCAGGGCCGCGCTCGCCTCCGAAGGCCCCGCCCCGCTGCTGACCCGGCTCGCCGCGCACGTCGACGGCTGGGCCGCCCTCTACGACACCACCGGCGCGGTCGTCGCGGTGGCACCCGAGTGGGCCGCCCGCCGGGCCGCCCGGCTCACCCCCGACGCGGCCCGGCTGCGGGAGCGGCCCGCGCCGTCGAGCGCCGTCGTGGGCTCAGCCGAGGACCGGGTCGAACTCCAGACCCTGGGCACCGGCCGCCGGGCCCGGGGGGTCCTCGCCGTCGGTACGGGCGCCGCCCTGGGCACCGCCGAGCGGTACGCCGTCAACTCGGCCGTCGCCCTGCTCACCCTGACCACGGCCCGCTCGCGCGCGCTGCACGGCGCCGAACAGCGCCTGGGCGCCGCGGTGCTGCGGATGCTGCTGTCGGGGGAGTCGGACCACGCGCGGGCCGTCGCGGGGGACCTCTGGGGCGGGCTGTTCGACGCCCCGTTCCGGCTGCTGATCGCGGAACCGGCGGCTCCGTCGGGTACGACCGGTACGGCAGTGGCGGAGGCCCTCGCCGAGGCCCTGGACACGGCGGCCACCCGGTCCGGCGAACCGCTCCTCGCGGTTCCCGAGGGCGAGCGCCTCGTGGTGCTGGCCGTGGACGGGGGCGCGGCGGTCGCCGCGTGCACCGCGTACGCGGAGGCGCAGGACGCCCGGTCGGCGCGCGACACCGGCGCGGAGGGGGCGCAGATCGTGGTGGGGCTCTCCGCCCCCGCCGGGCCGATAACGGTCTCCACCGCGTACAAGCAGGCCGGACAGGCGCTCTCGGTCGCCCGCCGCCGGGGCAAGGCCCTCGTGGAGCACGAGGAGCTGGCGGCCGGGTCGGTGCTGCCGCTCCTCGCGGACGACGCGGTACGCGCCTTTGCGGACGGCATGCTCCGTGCCCTGCGCGAGCACGACGCCAAGGGCCGGGGCGACCTGGTGGCGTCGCTGCGCGCCTGGCTCTCCCGGCACGGCCAGTGGGACGCCGCCGCCGCCGACCTCGGGGTGCACCGGCACACCCTGCGGTACCGGATGCGGCGGGTGGAGGAGATCCTCGGGCGCTCGCTCGACGACCCGGACGCCCGGATGGAACTCTGGCTGGCCCTGAAGGCGACGTCCTCGCCGACGGCTGAGGACTGA
- a CDS encoding aldehyde dehydrogenase family protein, with product MTSTHAFWLAGRQATGEDSFAVTNPWDGRLVGTVSVPTDAQIEEAVAAAHAVREEFAATPAHVRVAALDHVVRRLMERTEEIARLISAENGKPVKWARGEVGRAVSVFRFAAEEARRYNGGDSQRLDTDAGGTGRLGLTRRFPRGAVLGIAPFNFPLNLSAHKVAPAIAVGAPIILKPAPATPISSLILGELLAETDLPAGSWSVLTVPNDRMPALVQDERLPVISFTGSGPVGYSIMESVPRKHCTLELGGNGAAVVLGDYASEEDLDWAASRIATFSNYQGGQSCISVQRVIVDASLHDRLVPKIVAATEALVTGDPSDDATDVGPLVSEDAAERVESWVDEAVAAGAQLLTGGKRDGATYAPTVLAGVPDSATLAHEEVFGPVMSIQKVDGEAEAFAAVNASKYGLQAGVFTHDLQTAFRAHRALEVGGVIIGDVPSYRADQMPYGGAKQSGVGREGVRFAMDDYTYERVLVLTGLAL from the coding sequence ATGACCTCCACCCACGCCTTCTGGCTGGCCGGCCGTCAGGCCACCGGCGAGGACAGCTTCGCCGTCACCAACCCGTGGGACGGCCGGCTCGTCGGTACCGTCAGCGTGCCGACCGACGCACAGATCGAGGAGGCCGTCGCCGCCGCGCACGCCGTCCGCGAGGAGTTCGCCGCGACACCCGCGCACGTCCGGGTCGCCGCGCTCGACCACGTCGTACGCCGCCTCATGGAGCGCACCGAGGAGATCGCCCGGCTGATCTCCGCCGAGAACGGCAAGCCGGTCAAGTGGGCCCGCGGCGAGGTCGGCCGCGCCGTCTCCGTCTTCCGGTTCGCCGCCGAGGAGGCCCGCCGGTACAACGGCGGCGACTCCCAGCGCCTGGACACCGACGCCGGCGGCACCGGCCGCCTCGGCCTCACCCGCCGCTTCCCGCGCGGCGCGGTCCTCGGCATCGCGCCGTTCAACTTCCCGCTCAACCTGAGCGCCCACAAGGTCGCCCCGGCGATCGCCGTCGGCGCCCCGATCATCCTCAAGCCCGCCCCGGCCACCCCGATCTCCTCGCTGATCCTCGGCGAGCTGCTGGCCGAGACCGACCTGCCGGCCGGTTCCTGGTCCGTGCTGACGGTCCCGAACGACCGGATGCCCGCCCTGGTGCAGGACGAGCGGCTGCCGGTGATCTCCTTCACCGGCTCCGGCCCGGTCGGCTACTCGATCATGGAGTCGGTGCCGCGCAAGCACTGCACCCTGGAGCTCGGCGGCAACGGCGCGGCCGTGGTCCTCGGCGACTACGCCTCCGAGGAGGACCTGGACTGGGCCGCGAGCCGTATCGCGACCTTCTCCAACTACCAGGGCGGCCAGTCCTGCATCTCGGTGCAGCGGGTCATCGTCGACGCCTCGCTCCACGACCGTCTCGTCCCGAAGATCGTCGCCGCCACCGAGGCCCTGGTCACCGGTGACCCCTCCGACGACGCCACCGACGTCGGCCCGCTCGTCAGCGAGGACGCGGCCGAGCGCGTCGAGTCCTGGGTCGACGAGGCCGTCGCCGCGGGCGCCCAGCTCCTCACCGGCGGCAAGCGGGACGGCGCCACCTACGCGCCGACCGTCCTCGCCGGCGTCCCCGACTCGGCCACCCTCGCCCACGAGGAGGTCTTCGGGCCGGTCATGTCGATCCAGAAGGTGGACGGCGAGGCGGAGGCGTTCGCCGCCGTCAACGCCTCCAAGTACGGCCTCCAGGCGGGCGTCTTCACCCACGACCTGCAGACCGCCTTCCGCGCCCACCGCGCCCTGGAGGTCGGCGGCGTGATCATCGGCGACGTCCCCTCGTACCGCGCCGACCAGATGCCGTACGGCGGCGCCAAACAGTCCGGCGTCGGTCGCGAGGGCGTCCGGTTCGCGATGGACGACTACACCTACGAGCGCGTCCTGGTCCTGACCGGCCTCGCCCTCTGA
- a CDS encoding acyl-CoA dehydrogenase family protein: MSAPQVPQDLPERPDAARTSAASRSHPPQARVTEREARRVAEDAREQDWHRPSFAKELFLGRLRLDLIHPHPLPAGEDVRRGEEFLARLRAFCLAHVDGALIEREARIPDEVIAGLKKLGALGMKIDPKYGGLGLTQVYYNRALALAGSASPAIGALLSAHQSIGVPQPLKMFGTQEQKDTFLPRLASTDISAFLLTEPDVGSDPARLATTAVPDGDDYVLDGVKLWTTNGVVADLLVVMARVPEGPDHAGGITAFVVEADSPGITVEHRNAFMGLRGIENGVTRFHGVRVPAAHRIGPEGAGLKIALTTLNTGRLSLPAMCVGVGKWSLKIAREWSAVREQWGRPVARHEAVGAKISFVAATTFALEAVVDLASQMADEDRNDIRIEAALAKLYGSEMGWRIADELVQIRGGRGFETADSLAARGERAVPAEQMLRDMRINRIFEGSTEIMHLLIAREAVDAHLTVAGDLIDPEKPLADKARAGAAAAGFYARWLPKLVAGPGQLPSSYAEFRPAGHPDLSHHLRYAERAARRLARSTFYAMSRWQGRMETKQGFLGRTVDIGAELFAMSAACVRAELLRGQGEHGREAYQLADAFCRQARLRTEELFGRLWANTDDLDRRVVDRVLAGAYTWLEEGVIDPSGDGPWIADATPGPARGENARRPYH, translated from the coding sequence ATGTCCGCACCGCAGGTCCCGCAGGACCTCCCCGAACGACCCGACGCGGCCAGAACCTCCGCCGCCTCCCGCTCCCATCCGCCGCAGGCGAGGGTGACCGAGCGCGAGGCGCGCCGGGTCGCCGAGGACGCGCGCGAGCAGGACTGGCACCGGCCCAGCTTCGCCAAGGAGCTCTTCCTCGGGCGGCTCCGCCTCGACCTGATCCACCCGCACCCGCTGCCCGCGGGCGAGGACGTCCGGCGGGGCGAGGAGTTCCTCGCCCGGCTGCGCGCGTTCTGCCTCGCCCACGTCGACGGCGCCCTCATCGAACGCGAGGCGCGCATCCCCGACGAGGTGATCGCCGGACTGAAGAAGCTCGGTGCGCTCGGCATGAAGATCGACCCGAAGTACGGCGGCCTCGGCCTCACCCAGGTCTACTACAACCGGGCCCTCGCGCTGGCCGGCTCGGCCAGCCCCGCGATCGGCGCGCTGCTCTCCGCCCACCAGTCGATCGGCGTACCGCAGCCGCTGAAGATGTTCGGCACCCAGGAGCAGAAGGACACCTTCCTGCCCCGGCTCGCCAGTACCGACATCTCGGCGTTCCTGCTCACCGAACCCGACGTCGGCTCCGACCCCGCCCGGCTCGCCACCACCGCCGTGCCGGACGGCGACGACTACGTTCTCGACGGTGTGAAGCTCTGGACCACCAACGGCGTCGTCGCCGACCTGCTGGTCGTCATGGCCCGGGTGCCCGAGGGTCCGGACCACGCGGGCGGCATCACGGCGTTCGTGGTGGAGGCCGACTCACCCGGCATCACCGTGGAGCACCGCAACGCCTTCATGGGGCTGCGCGGGATCGAGAACGGCGTCACCCGCTTCCACGGGGTGCGGGTGCCCGCCGCCCACCGCATCGGCCCCGAGGGCGCCGGGCTCAAGATCGCGCTGACCACGCTCAACACCGGCAGGCTCTCGCTGCCGGCCATGTGCGTCGGGGTCGGCAAGTGGTCCCTGAAGATCGCCCGCGAATGGTCGGCCGTCCGCGAGCAGTGGGGCAGGCCCGTCGCCCGGCACGAGGCGGTCGGCGCGAAGATCTCCTTCGTCGCCGCCACCACCTTCGCGCTGGAGGCCGTGGTCGACCTCGCCTCCCAGATGGCCGACGAGGACCGCAACGACATCCGGATCGAGGCCGCGCTCGCCAAGCTGTACGGCTCCGAGATGGGCTGGCGGATCGCCGACGAACTGGTGCAGATCCGCGGCGGACGCGGGTTCGAGACCGCCGACTCCCTCGCCGCCCGCGGCGAACGGGCCGTCCCCGCCGAGCAGATGCTCCGCGACATGCGGATCAACCGGATCTTCGAGGGATCGACCGAGATCATGCATCTGCTGATCGCCCGTGAGGCGGTCGACGCCCACCTCACGGTGGCCGGCGACCTCATCGACCCGGAGAAGCCGCTCGCCGACAAGGCCAGGGCGGGCGCGGCGGCGGCCGGGTTCTACGCACGCTGGCTGCCGAAACTGGTCGCCGGACCCGGCCAGCTGCCCAGCTCGTACGCGGAGTTCCGGCCCGCCGGGCACCCCGACCTCTCCCACCACCTGCGGTACGCCGAACGCGCCGCCCGCCGGCTGGCCCGCTCCACCTTCTACGCGATGTCGCGCTGGCAGGGCCGGATGGAGACCAAACAGGGGTTCCTGGGCCGGACCGTCGACATCGGCGCCGAACTCTTCGCGATGAGCGCCGCCTGCGTCCGCGCCGAACTCCTGCGTGGCCAGGGCGAGCACGGCCGCGAGGCCTACCAGCTCGCCGACGCCTTCTGCCGGCAGGCCCGGCTCAGGACCGAGGAACTCTTCGGGCGCCTCTGGGCCAACACCGACGACCTGGACCGGCGGGTGGTCGACCGGGTCCTCGCGGGCGCGTACACCTGGCTGGAAGAGGGGGTCATCGACCCCAGCGGCGACGGTCCCTGGATCGCGGACGCCACCCCCGGCCCGGCCCGGGGCGAGAACGCCCGCCGCCCCTACCACTGA
- the aroA gene encoding 3-phosphoshikimate 1-carboxyvinyltransferase encodes MTVIQIPGSKSVTARALFLAAAANGTTTLLHPLRSDDTEGFTEGLTRLGYAVTKEPDRWHIEGRPSGPGVTDAEVFCRDGATTARFLPTLVSAAPSGTYRFDASAQMRRRPLAPLSRALRTLGVDLRHDEADGHHPLRVHAAGIEGGRITLDAGESSQYLTALLMLGPLTAGGLTIDVTELVSAPYIEITLAMMRDFGADVAREGNTFTVPAGGYRATTYAVEPDASTASYFFAAAALTGGEVTVPGLGTGALQGDLRFVDVLRRMGADVTIAEDATTVRSDGSLRGITVNMRDISDTMPTLAALAPYADGPVRIEDVANTRVKECDRLEACAENLRAMGVTVHTGPDWIEIHPGTPRPVEITTHGDHRIVMSFAVAALRNPGTTYDDPGCVRKTFPDFHQVFAEFAKGLPVPRK; translated from the coding sequence GTGACCGTCATCCAGATTCCCGGCTCCAAGTCCGTCACCGCCCGCGCCCTGTTCCTCGCCGCGGCCGCGAACGGCACCACCACCCTCCTCCACCCGCTCCGTTCGGACGACACCGAGGGGTTCACCGAGGGCCTCACCCGCCTCGGCTACGCGGTCACGAAGGAGCCGGACCGCTGGCACATCGAGGGCCGCCCGTCCGGCCCCGGCGTCACCGACGCCGAGGTCTTCTGCCGCGACGGCGCGACCACGGCCCGCTTCCTGCCCACCCTCGTGTCCGCCGCGCCCTCGGGTACGTACCGCTTCGACGCCTCCGCGCAGATGCGGCGCCGCCCGCTCGCCCCGCTCAGCCGGGCGCTGCGCACCCTCGGCGTCGACCTGCGCCACGACGAGGCGGACGGCCACCACCCGCTGCGGGTGCACGCCGCCGGCATCGAGGGCGGCCGGATCACCCTGGACGCGGGGGAGTCCTCGCAGTACCTCACCGCCCTGCTGATGCTCGGCCCGCTGACGGCCGGCGGCCTGACGATCGACGTCACCGAGCTGGTCTCGGCGCCGTACATCGAGATCACGCTCGCGATGATGCGGGACTTCGGGGCCGACGTCGCCCGCGAGGGGAACACCTTCACCGTGCCGGCCGGCGGCTACCGCGCCACCACGTACGCCGTCGAGCCGGACGCCTCCACCGCCAGCTACTTCTTCGCCGCCGCGGCCCTCACCGGCGGCGAGGTCACCGTCCCCGGCCTCGGCACCGGCGCCCTCCAGGGCGACCTGCGCTTCGTCGACGTGCTGCGGCGGATGGGCGCCGACGTGACGATCGCCGAGGACGCCACCACGGTCCGCTCCGACGGCAGCCTGCGCGGCATCACCGTCAACATGCGGGACATCTCCGACACCATGCCCACCCTCGCCGCCCTCGCCCCCTACGCCGACGGGCCGGTCCGGATCGAGGACGTGGCCAACACCCGGGTCAAGGAGTGCGACCGGCTGGAGGCGTGCGCCGAGAACCTCCGCGCCATGGGCGTCACCGTGCACACCGGACCCGACTGGATCGAGATCCACCCCGGGACCCCGCGCCCCGTCGAGATCACCACCCACGGCGACCACCGCATCGTCATGTCCTTCGCCGTCGCCGCACTGCGCAACCCCGGCACCACGTACGACGACCCGGGCTGCGTGCGCAAGACCTTCCCGGACTTCCACCAGGTGTTCGCGGAGTTCGCCAAGGGGCTGCCGGTCCCGCGGAAGTAG